A genomic stretch from Anaerococcus mediterraneensis includes:
- a CDS encoding ABC transporter substrate-binding protein produces MKMKKVFSSLMALGLVATLAACGGDTDKKDDAADKSKDAPAEESTEKKDQADDAAEGEEGADKAEVENFDKQTSDDTLVVGVGEINGDFIQGWTNNQTDVKARRYMGIEGNNGYSTVVQDETGQWVNNMTVLEKEPETVKNEDGSETTTFTIKKDLKWSDGTPINADNYVFGSLLHTYPSYQLVTGSTSIGDDPLMGYEAYKNGDKDTFDGIAKVDDYTFKITVDASFLPYYESAALKGYGPYPIHAVSENLAVAPEGNKIVAKDGYKPTEEEKKKYIENIDAQIAKAKEDFAENNPEPAADAKEDEKKAYEEAKKAHDEKIADLESRKTGDVDPTSMLIEEAMQREFNEYRLNPSVVAGPYKFDSFANNMIKLSLNENYAGNFKGEKATIKNVILQTVNQKIAVDLLENGDIDLWEGESEGPKIDQIRAAADEGKIGGYNTYERNGYGNVTFLTDRGATKFKEVRQAIAYLMDRNSFVQSFAGGYGVVTNGMYGTSQWMYKERGADLEANPEFKKYTLNLDEANALLDKTPYKFEKDGKTPWDKAKADEEFAKNADGFDYYRYDETGKKLVVNQYGSDESPITTLISNQVPVNAKQVGMEYNVTAGSFATLLDYYYFPKEDAEYTAFNMGSNFGTPFDPWYQYNSKGSNNTTRTNDPAVDEITVKLRQTDSDDKEGYLDQWEKFEMWYNDYLPEIPLYSNQYHTGYSKRVKGFDINTPVWESEYQINAMSLEK; encoded by the coding sequence ATGAAAATGAAGAAAGTATTTTCATCACTAATGGCACTTGGCCTTGTGGCTACACTTGCTGCTTGTGGTGGAGACACAGACAAAAAAGATGACGCTGCTGATAAAAGCAAAGACGCTCCAGCAGAAGAAAGCACTGAAAAAAAAGACCAAGCAGATGATGCTGCTGAGGGTGAAGAAGGTGCCGATAAAGCAGAAGTAGAAAACTTCGACAAACAAACATCTGATGATACCCTTGTAGTAGGTGTTGGTGAAATCAACGGAGACTTTATCCAAGGTTGGACAAACAATCAAACAGACGTAAAAGCTCGTAGATATATGGGTATAGAGGGTAACAACGGTTACTCAACTGTAGTTCAAGATGAAACAGGTCAATGGGTTAACAACATGACAGTTCTTGAAAAAGAACCAGAAACAGTTAAAAATGAAGATGGATCAGAAACAACAACATTTACAATCAAAAAAGACCTAAAATGGTCTGATGGTACACCAATCAACGCAGATAACTACGTATTTGGTTCACTACTTCACACATATCCTTCTTACCAACTAGTTACTGGATCAACATCAATCGGTGATGACCCACTAATGGGATATGAAGCATACAAAAATGGAGACAAAGATACATTTGATGGTATAGCAAAAGTAGATGACTACACATTCAAGATCACAGTAGACGCATCATTTTTACCATACTACGAATCTGCAGCCCTAAAGGGATATGGACCATACCCAATCCACGCTGTATCTGAAAACCTAGCTGTAGCTCCAGAAGGTAACAAGATAGTAGCAAAAGATGGCTATAAACCAACAGAAGAAGAAAAGAAGAAATACATCGAAAACATCGACGCTCAAATAGCAAAGGCTAAAGAAGATTTCGCAGAAAACAATCCAGAGCCAGCTGCTGATGCAAAAGAAGATGAGAAAAAAGCTTATGAAGAAGCTAAAAAAGCACATGACGAAAAGATCGCTGATCTTGAAAGCCGTAAGACAGGCGATGTTGACCCAACAAGCATGCTTATAGAAGAAGCTATGCAAAGAGAGTTCAACGAATATAGACTTAACCCATCAGTAGTGGCAGGTCCATATAAATTTGATTCATTTGCAAACAACATGATCAAACTAAGCCTAAATGAAAACTACGCAGGCAACTTCAAGGGCGAAAAAGCTACAATTAAAAATGTAATTTTACAAACTGTTAACCAAAAAATCGCAGTTGACCTATTAGAAAATGGCGATATCGACCTTTGGGAAGGCGAATCTGAAGGTCCAAAGATAGACCAAATCAGAGCAGCAGCTGACGAAGGCAAAATCGGTGGCTACAACACCTACGAAAGAAATGGTTATGGTAACGTAACATTCCTAACAGATAGGGGAGCTACAAAATTCAAAGAAGTAAGACAAGCTATCGCTTACCTAATGGATAGAAACAGCTTCGTACAATCATTTGCAGGTGGCTACGGTGTAGTAACAAACGGTATGTACGGTACAAGCCAATGGATGTACAAAGAAAGAGGAGCAGACCTAGAAGCTAATCCAGAGTTCAAGAAATATACTCTAAACCTAGATGAAGCAAATGCCCTACTTGACAAAACTCCATATAAATTTGAAAAAGATGGTAAAACTCCATGGGATAAGGCAAAAGCTGATGAAGAATTTGCTAAAAACGCAGATGGATTTGATTATTACAGATATGATGAAACAGGTAAAAAACTAGTAGTTAACCAATACGGTTCTGATGAATCTCCAATTACAACCCTTATTTCAAACCAAGTTCCAGTAAATGCTAAACAAGTTGGTATGGAATATAACGTAACAGCTGGTTCGTTTGCAACACTTCTTGACTACTACTATTTCCCAAAAGAAGATGCAGAATATACAGCATTCAACATGGGATCTAACTTTGGTACACCATTTGACCCATGGTACCAATACAACTCAAAAGGATCTAACAACACTACAAGAACAAACGATCCTGCTGTAGATGAGATCACAGTTAAACTTCGTCAAACAGATTCAGACGACAAAGAAGGCTACCTAGACCAATGGGAAAAATTCGAGATGTGGTACAATGACTACCTACCAGAAATCCCACTTTACTCTAACCAATATCACACAGGTTACTCTAAGAGAGTTAAAGGCTTTGATATAAACACACCAGTTTGGGAATCTGAATATCAAATCAATGCTATGAGCCTTGAAAAATAA
- a CDS encoding ABC transporter permease, which translates to MLRYIVKRILNLIPVALIISIMLFAFSKAMPGDPIQAMIPTTGRITKAQQEEMYKNLQARYGYDKPWPEQYVRWLGRTLKGDFGESTRVRRPVKEYLKEPLKNTVYLNLGSTILSFVLSVMIGIRSATHKGGIYDKTAQTLTLVGLSIPTFFIGLFLIFAIAFKLKWLPANGMPKENTFGQWVRYLTLPTLTLTVGSLASLSRYVRNSMLDALDQDYIRTARSKGLKEKTVVYSHAFRNALIPVVTALTWAVLGMFSGSAITERIFSYRGIGNELITAVMAQDYNVILALSMFYAILTLLGNLLMDVAYALVDPRVQLEA; encoded by the coding sequence ATGTTACGTTATATAGTAAAGAGAATTTTAAACTTAATCCCAGTAGCTCTTATTATATCTATTATGCTTTTTGCCTTTTCAAAGGCCATGCCAGGTGACCCAATCCAGGCTATGATCCCAACAACAGGTAGGATCACAAAAGCACAACAAGAAGAGATGTATAAGAACCTACAAGCAAGATATGGATATGATAAACCATGGCCTGAACAATATGTTAGATGGCTAGGTAGGACTCTAAAGGGAGATTTTGGTGAGTCTACTAGAGTTAGAAGACCAGTAAAAGAATACCTAAAAGAGCCTCTTAAAAATACAGTTTATCTAAACTTAGGTTCTACAATACTTTCTTTTGTTTTGTCGGTTATGATAGGTATAAGATCGGCCACCCACAAGGGAGGTATTTATGACAAGACGGCCCAGACTTTGACTCTGGTCGGATTATCAATACCAACATTCTTTATAGGATTGTTTTTGATTTTTGCTATAGCCTTTAAACTTAAATGGTTACCAGCAAATGGTATGCCTAAGGAAAATACCTTTGGCCAATGGGTTAGATATTTGACTCTACCAACCCTAACTTTGACGGTTGGATCTTTGGCGAGCTTATCTAGGTATGTTAGAAACTCTATGCTAGATGCTCTTGACCAAGATTATATCAGAACAGCTAGGTCAAAGGGTCTAAAAGAAAAAACAGTTGTCTACTCCCATGCCTTTAGAAATGCACTTATACCAGTAGTAACAGCGCTTACTTGGGCAGTTTTGGGAATGTTCTCAGGTTCAGCTATAACTGAACGTATCTTCTCTTATAGGGGAATTGGTAACGAGCTTATAACAGCAGTTATGGCCCAGGACTACAATGTAATCCTCGCTTTATCAATGTTTTATGCTATCCTTACCCTACTTGGCAACCTGCTAATGGATGTGGCCTACGCCCTAGTAGATCCAAGAGTACAATTGGAGGCTTAA
- a CDS encoding ABC transporter ATP-binding protein, translated as MSLLEIKNLHTYFSTRRGLIKAVNDVSLSVDAGKTLGLVGESGSGKSQTAMSILQLFESNQKIYGGEIIFDGEKISEYNTSQMEHIRGNKISMIFQEPMSSLNPVFTVEKQILEVLMLHKNMDKKEGQARVEELLAAVKIPNPHVVAKQYPFELSGGMNQRVMIAMALACEPKLLIADEPTTALDVTIQAQILRLMNDLKHKAGTSILFITHDLGVINQMADEVAVMYCGQIVEQSPVEFIFKRDITDYNHPYTVALLNSIPSITSDRNQRLDIIPGSVPHPLNLPEGCKFADRCKYATEKCVKQMPDLQRVSEHQLIRCHYPNRKEREDGK; from the coding sequence ATGAGTTTATTAGAAATAAAAAATCTTCATACCTACTTTTCTACAAGACGTGGACTAATCAAGGCCGTTAATGACGTTTCTTTATCAGTTGACGCAGGTAAGACCCTGGGCCTTGTAGGTGAGTCTGGTTCTGGAAAGAGCCAAACAGCTATGAGTATCCTCCAGCTGTTTGAGTCCAACCAAAAAATATATGGTGGTGAGATAATCTTCGATGGGGAAAAAATCTCAGAATATAACACTAGCCAAATGGAGCATATCAGAGGCAACAAGATCTCTATGATCTTCCAAGAGCCAATGAGCTCCCTAAACCCAGTTTTTACTGTGGAAAAACAAATACTCGAAGTTTTGATGCTTCATAAAAATATGGATAAAAAAGAAGGACAAGCTAGGGTTGAGGAGCTTCTTGCAGCAGTCAAGATCCCTAACCCACATGTAGTTGCCAAACAATATCCGTTTGAATTATCCGGTGGTATGAACCAAAGAGTTATGATAGCTATGGCTCTTGCTTGTGAGCCAAAGCTACTTATAGCTGATGAGCCAACTACAGCACTTGACGTTACAATCCAAGCACAAATACTTAGACTGATGAATGATCTAAAGCACAAGGCTGGCACATCAATCCTATTTATCACCCATGACCTTGGTGTTATAAACCAGATGGCAGATGAGGTAGCAGTTATGTATTGTGGCCAAATCGTAGAGCAATCTCCTGTTGAGTTTATATTCAAAAGAGATATCACAGATTACAACCACCCATATACAGTTGCCCTTTTAAATTCTATCCCATCTATAACATCAGATAGGAACCAAAGGCTAGATATAATACCAGGATCTGTACCACACCCACTAAATTTGCCAGAAGGCTGCAAGTTTGCAGACAGATGTAAGTATGCAACAGAAAAATGTGTAAAGCAAATGCCTGACTTGCAAAGGGTGAGTGAGCACCAATTGATCAGATGTCACTATCCAAATAGAAAGGAAAGAGAAGATGGAAAATAA
- a CDS encoding ABC transporter permease subunit, translating into MNRKLNKPFKSYLGFLKTYFLRGFTFANGMEDDIPSPESEGPNNDLNANLEGGPQESPENDRLKEEAIMSPGKVALRNYFRNPLGVIGLVMFIAIVLLIFVGSRMLPFDQYYSQGNLTNVAPGGAYMNFPKDLEKEGVKKISIGNTFSVGLSDEGKLYVWGSDNEDKVLDIPKNVKEKIEGKKIKDVAAGDRHIIIATEDDEIYGWGNKAFDQTKVPGMQAAQIKKEGIKKIGAGTQYSVVLTNANNIIVWGSTLASRLDMIPSKLQGQIVDFDANTINVIAVKKDGSIDLLGVRGAENDTTMPAELRDGSVKVKKAVLTENSAAALSEDGKLYVWGPSRDKLAGDNVPEFEGKIVDVEAGNSVITALDENGKLYQWGKDNYGELKTPDGEFNQVYANYFNNYAVDKDGKIETWGLNGFRFGSDDQGRDIFTRLIHGGKMTMIISLISSIIQIGLGVIIGMVSGFVGGKVDNVLMRISEIVASFPFYPMLISLSALLPPGASQEQRITMVMILLGVLGWTGLARLVRGQILAERERDYITAAKALGVKNWSIMVKHILPNVLSIVIVNATIGYAGNLLTESGLSFLGFGVQEPTPSWGNMLTAAQSSDVLNTYWWRWVFPALAVFLTSFSVNLIGDALRDAIDPRANER; encoded by the coding sequence ATGAATAGAAAATTAAATAAACCATTTAAATCTTATCTAGGTTTTTTGAAGACATATTTTCTAAGAGGATTTACTTTTGCAAATGGTATGGAAGATGATATACCAAGTCCAGAATCTGAAGGACCAAATAATGACCTCAATGCCAATTTAGAAGGCGGACCACAAGAAAGTCCAGAAAATGATAGGCTAAAAGAAGAAGCTATCATGTCTCCTGGCAAGGTAGCCCTTAGAAACTATTTTAGAAACCCACTAGGTGTTATAGGCCTAGTTATGTTCATAGCTATAGTCTTACTTATTTTTGTGGGATCTAGAATGCTTCCTTTTGACCAATACTATTCACAAGGTAACCTCACAAACGTAGCGCCGGGTGGTGCCTACATGAACTTTCCAAAAGATTTGGAAAAAGAGGGTGTCAAAAAAATATCTATAGGAAATACTTTCTCAGTTGGTCTAAGCGATGAAGGTAAACTTTATGTTTGGGGATCTGACAATGAAGATAAGGTTTTGGACATCCCAAAAAATGTAAAAGAAAAAATAGAAGGTAAAAAGATAAAAGACGTAGCTGCCGGTGATAGACATATAATCATAGCTACAGAAGATGACGAAATTTATGGTTGGGGTAACAAGGCCTTTGACCAAACAAAGGTGCCTGGTATGCAGGCTGCCCAAATCAAAAAAGAAGGCATCAAAAAAATAGGTGCTGGTACCCAATATTCTGTCGTCCTTACAAATGCAAACAATATTATCGTTTGGGGTTCTACTCTAGCTTCTAGGCTTGATATGATCCCATCAAAACTCCAAGGTCAGATAGTAGATTTTGATGCAAACACCATCAACGTCATAGCTGTCAAAAAAGACGGATCTATAGACCTACTTGGTGTTAGAGGGGCTGAAAATGATACTACTATGCCAGCTGAGCTTAGGGATGGGTCTGTAAAAGTCAAAAAAGCAGTTCTAACAGAAAACTCTGCAGCAGCCTTATCAGAAGATGGCAAGCTTTATGTTTGGGGCCCATCAAGAGATAAGCTAGCAGGAGATAATGTGCCAGAATTTGAAGGCAAGATTGTCGATGTAGAAGCAGGTAACTCTGTAATAACAGCCCTAGATGAAAATGGCAAACTTTACCAATGGGGTAAGGATAATTATGGAGAGCTAAAAACTCCAGATGGAGAATTTAACCAAGTATATGCAAATTATTTCAACAATTATGCAGTAGATAAAGATGGAAAAATAGAAACATGGGGACTAAACGGATTTAGGTTTGGTTCAGATGACCAAGGTCGTGATATCTTTACAAGACTTATCCACGGCGGCAAGATGACCATGATCATTTCCCTTATTTCATCAATCATCCAAATTGGACTTGGTGTTATAATAGGTATGGTTTCTGGTTTTGTTGGTGGCAAGGTAGACAATGTTCTTATGAGAATATCAGAGATCGTTGCATCATTCCCATTCTATCCAATGCTTATTTCCCTATCAGCTCTACTCCCACCAGGAGCAAGCCAAGAACAAAGGATAACCATGGTTATGATCCTCTTGGGTGTACTAGGATGGACAGGTCTAGCCCGTTTGGTACGTGGACAGATCCTTGCAGAACGTGAGAGAGACTATATAACAGCGGCCAAGGCTCTAGGGGTTAAAAACTGGTCTATTATGGTCAAACATATCCTACCAAATGTTTTATCTATTGTTATAGTAAATGCGACAATAGGTTATGCGGGCAACCTCCTAACTGAAAGTGGACTTTCATTCTTAGGTTTTGGTGTCCAAGAGCCAACACCATCTTGGGGTAATATGCTAACAGCTGCCCAATCATCAGATGTACTAAATACCTACTGGTGGAGATGGGTATTCCCAGCCCTTGCAGTATTCTTGACATCATTTTCAGTCAACCTCATAGGCGATGCCCTAAGAGATGCTATAGACCCAAGAGCAAATGAGAGATAG
- a CDS encoding oligopeptide/dipeptide ABC transporter ATP-binding protein produces MENKEKKVLFKIRNLKKYFPLKKKSIFDKGPGEYVHANESISIDIYEGETLGLVGESGCGKSTFGRTLLQIYEQTEGTTLYYGKTIEELAPEYMGDMIGKIPSKFPNYHKELEELNGIYADLEKASTDEDRAMQNERAMFKRREIEENYLNMVRIAGGLLASDDLDKVSKLLKDKYQVLKERSKVLGQIEEFEQKVMMRARTWDEYYENLDNDPKYKELTDKRDAMTQRVDEKSAIIDEYRASLRDKEKFAELESQLDMGVDLSELTAEEMRQLRKDLQMIFQDPYGSLDTKMTVGNIIGEGVLGHNLFKSRKEEGYNEYIQETMEKCGLAPYFLHRYPHQFSGGQRQRIGIARALALKPSFIVCDEAVSALDVSIQSQIINLLQDLKEANNLTYLFITHDLSVVKYISDRIGVMYLGVMVELADSEKIFENPLHPYTKALLSAIPRTDVDQGQELQVIEGDIPSAVKPPKGCRFHTRCEYAMDICANFEPELKDQGQGHFVACHLMDVSEEEKQKAYEKNMAQRAKEAQELEEISAI; encoded by the coding sequence ATGGAAAATAAAGAAAAGAAGGTCTTATTCAAGATAAGAAACCTCAAAAAATATTTCCCTCTCAAGAAAAAAAGTATATTTGACAAGGGACCTGGCGAATACGTCCACGCTAATGAGTCTATATCTATAGATATATATGAGGGCGAAACCCTAGGTCTAGTTGGTGAGTCTGGTTGTGGAAAATCAACCTTCGGTAGAACACTTTTACAAATATATGAGCAAACAGAGGGAACAACCCTATACTATGGCAAGACTATAGAGGAATTAGCTCCTGAATATATGGGGGATATGATTGGCAAAATCCCATCAAAATTCCCAAATTATCACAAAGAGCTCGAAGAGCTAAATGGCATCTACGCTGATCTGGAAAAAGCTAGTACAGATGAAGATAGGGCTATGCAAAACGAAAGAGCTATGTTTAAACGTCGTGAGATCGAAGAAAACTACCTAAACATGGTTAGGATAGCAGGTGGTCTTTTAGCAAGTGATGATTTAGACAAGGTATCAAAACTTTTGAAGGATAAATACCAAGTCCTAAAAGAAAGGTCCAAAGTCTTAGGTCAAATCGAAGAATTTGAACAAAAAGTCATGATGAGAGCCAGGACTTGGGATGAATATTACGAAAATCTCGATAATGATCCAAAATATAAAGAATTAACCGACAAAAGGGATGCAATGACTCAAAGAGTTGATGAAAAATCAGCTATTATAGATGAGTATAGGGCTAGCCTAAGAGATAAGGAAAAATTCGCAGAATTAGAATCCCAGCTTGATATGGGAGTTGACTTATCAGAGCTTACAGCTGAGGAGATGAGACAGCTGCGCAAGGACTTGCAGATGATCTTCCAAGATCCATATGGATCACTTGATACAAAGATGACTGTAGGTAATATTATCGGCGAGGGTGTATTGGGCCACAATCTTTTCAAATCAAGAAAAGAAGAAGGATACAACGAATACATCCAAGAAACTATGGAAAAATGTGGACTTGCTCCATATTTCCTTCATAGGTATCCTCACCAATTCTCAGGTGGTCAAAGACAAAGGATAGGTATAGCTAGGGCCCTTGCCCTAAAACCAAGCTTTATAGTTTGTGATGAGGCTGTATCAGCTCTTGACGTATCAATCCAATCTCAGATTATAAACCTACTTCAGGACCTAAAAGAAGCTAACAACCTTACCTACCTATTTATAACCCACGACCTTTCAGTAGTTAAATATATTTCTGATAGGATAGGGGTAATGTATTTGGGAGTAATGGTAGAGCTTGCAGATAGTGAAAAGATTTTTGAAAATCCTCTTCACCCTTATACAAAGGCTCTTTTATCAGCTATACCAAGAACAGACGTAGACCAAGGCCAAGAGCTTCAGGTTATAGAAGGTGATATACCATCAGCTGTTAAACCTCCAAAGGGATGTAGGTTCCACACAAGGTGCGAATACGCTATGGATATCTGTGCCAACTTTGAGCCAGAGCTTAAAGACCAGGGCCAAGGCCACTTTGTTGCTTGCCATTTGATGGACGTCTCAGAAGAAGAAAAACAAAAAGCTTATGAGAAAAATATGGCACAAAGAGCTAAAGAAGCCCAGGAATTAGAAGAAATATCAGCTATATGA